A genomic region of Leptolyngbya sp. NIES-2104 contains the following coding sequences:
- a CDS encoding NAD(P)/FAD-dependent oxidoreductase, whose amino-acid sequence MQAVVIGGSIAGLLAARVLSEFYDSVTIVESDALPQTPEARRGVPQSPQPHVLFAKGYQILEALFPGIGTDLEAAGALKIDWAREFQHFDFGAWNQCDRTPSQIISFTCSRPLLEWAIRQRLPANSSIQWLNSHRVTGFIEQQRQIVGVKAQSNSRSSIDLEAALVVDAGGRRSAAPKWLAESGFTAPTTTVINPFLGYATRRYQASNDIDQDWKVMLVPQQPPDNTRLGYLAKIENNQWIATLGGYGRDFPPLDDAGFLDFARSLASPRFHDAIASATPISPIYAHRATANRWYHYEKIEVPNGFVALGDAVCALCPVYGQGMTVSALAAMVLRDWLKKSDRRSSSEFQRRLAKNNQLPWSVAVGQDSRFFTTAGRTPSNRFATVLGWYTQQLVKQTSTNASLNTLLMEVAHQLKSPAEFFSPKVAAQVLMASLR is encoded by the coding sequence ATGCAAGCAGTTGTCATCGGAGGAAGCATTGCCGGATTGTTAGCGGCTCGTGTTCTAAGCGAGTTCTATGACTCGGTGACGATCGTCGAGTCGGATGCACTACCTCAAACGCCCGAAGCCCGTCGAGGAGTGCCGCAATCTCCACAACCTCATGTATTGTTTGCCAAAGGCTATCAAATTTTAGAAGCGTTATTTCCGGGAATTGGAACGGATCTCGAAGCCGCAGGAGCGCTCAAGATTGATTGGGCACGTGAATTTCAGCATTTCGATTTTGGGGCTTGGAATCAATGCGATCGTACTCCCTCTCAAATCATTTCCTTCACCTGCTCCCGCCCCCTTTTAGAATGGGCAATTCGACAACGACTACCGGCTAATTCCTCGATTCAATGGCTCAATTCGCATCGTGTCACTGGATTTATCGAGCAACAACGGCAGATTGTTGGCGTGAAAGCACAATCGAATTCGCGATCGTCGATCGATCTCGAAGCAGCTTTAGTTGTCGATGCTGGTGGTCGTCGTTCTGCCGCCCCGAAATGGTTAGCTGAATCTGGATTCACTGCACCGACAACAACTGTGATCAATCCGTTTTTGGGATATGCCACTCGTCGCTATCAAGCCTCTAATGACATTGATCAAGATTGGAAAGTGATGCTCGTTCCGCAGCAGCCACCCGATAACACTCGATTAGGCTACTTAGCTAAGATTGAGAACAATCAGTGGATTGCAACACTCGGTGGATATGGGCGGGACTTTCCGCCGCTTGATGATGCAGGATTTTTAGACTTTGCTCGGAGTCTTGCAAGTCCGAGGTTTCATGATGCGATCGCGTCTGCAACTCCAATTTCTCCGATTTATGCTCATCGTGCGACTGCAAATCGGTGGTATCACTACGAAAAGATCGAAGTTCCAAATGGATTTGTAGCGCTTGGAGATGCGGTCTGTGCGTTGTGTCCGGTATATGGTCAAGGAATGACGGTGAGTGCACTTGCAGCGATGGTACTGCGAGATTGGCTGAAAAAGAGCGATCGACGAAGTTCTAGTGAGTTTCAGCGTCGATTAGCAAAAAACAATCAGCTTCCTTGGTCGGTTGCAGTTGGGCAGGATTCTCGGTTTTTCACGACCGCAGGTCGGACACCCTCGAATCGATTTGCAACTGTCTTAGGTTGGTACACGCAACAGTTAGTCAAACAAACCAGCACGAATGCTTCGTTAAATACATTGTTGATGGAAGTAGCTCATCAATTAAAGTCACCTGCTGAGTTTTTCTCACCGAAAGTTGCAGCACAGGTCTTGATGGCATCATTGCGATAA
- the yidD gene encoding membrane protein insertion efficiency factor YidD: protein MKVLLIGLVKGYRIAISPLLMPSCRFHPTCSQYAIEALQTHGALKGSWLSARRICRCHPFNPGGYDPVPKKEA, encoded by the coding sequence ATGAAAGTTCTGCTCATCGGATTGGTTAAAGGCTACCGAATTGCAATTTCGCCGCTCTTGATGCCGAGTTGTCGGTTTCATCCGACCTGTTCCCAATACGCGATCGAGGCGCTACAAACTCACGGCGCACTAAAAGGGAGCTGGCTGAGCGCTCGAAGAATTTGCCGCTGTCACCCCTTTAATCCGGGTGGTTATGATCCTGTTCCGAAAAAAGAAGCATGA
- a CDS encoding M15 family metallopeptidase, giving the protein MKPYQKIAIAECNEPLVEIPKKFARVSPHPYTKLGAPYEDRSPFFVRQGILDRLLIADAHLQTLQPGWKIQIFDAYRPVAVQQFMVDYTLKELVNVNGLDLETLSTTQREEFQQQVYQFWAMPNLNPATPPPHSTGAAIDVTLIDETGSAIDMGSDIDEISPRSFPNHYADSDLPYHRHREILANSMISAGFKRHWNEWWHFSYGDQIWAWLTNQDEPGANEIAKYGRG; this is encoded by the coding sequence ATGAAACCGTATCAGAAAATCGCGATCGCAGAGTGCAATGAACCCTTAGTCGAGATTCCCAAAAAATTCGCAAGGGTGTCACCGCATCCTTACACCAAATTGGGCGCACCGTATGAAGATCGATCGCCCTTTTTTGTAAGGCAGGGAATTCTCGATCGCTTACTGATTGCCGATGCTCATCTTCAAACTCTTCAGCCTGGATGGAAGATTCAGATCTTCGATGCGTATCGTCCGGTTGCAGTTCAGCAATTCATGGTGGATTACACGCTAAAAGAATTAGTGAACGTGAATGGACTCGATTTAGAAACACTTTCTACAACACAGCGAGAAGAATTTCAGCAACAGGTTTATCAATTTTGGGCAATGCCAAATTTAAATCCTGCAACTCCGCCGCCTCATAGTACCGGAGCCGCGATCGATGTGACATTAATCGATGAAACTGGAAGCGCGATCGACATGGGATCAGACATTGATGAAATCTCGCCTCGATCGTTTCCCAATCATTACGCTGATTCTGATTTACCGTATCATCGACACCGCGAAATTCTTGCAAATAGCATGATCTCCGCAGGCTTTAAGCGCCACTGGAATGAATGGTGGCACTTTTCCTACGGAGATCAGATCTGGGCATGGCTCACGAATCAGGATGAACCGGGAGCGAATGAGATCGCTAAATACGGCAGAGGTTAA
- a CDS encoding peptidylprolyl isomerase — MTRAIMETDKGTIHLELFDKDAPNTVKNFVDLANKGFYDGLAFHRVIPNFMVQGGCPNTREGASGMPGTGGPGYKINCEINPNKHQAGSLSMAHAGRNTGGSQFFICHSPQPHLDGVHTVFGKTDDMNVVNAIRGNDRILSVKIEA; from the coding sequence ATGACTCGCGCAATCATGGAAACGGACAAAGGCACAATCCATCTAGAACTATTCGACAAGGATGCGCCGAACACCGTAAAGAACTTTGTTGATTTAGCAAATAAAGGCTTTTACGACGGGTTAGCTTTTCACCGGGTGATTCCAAACTTTATGGTTCAGGGCGGCTGTCCGAACACTCGTGAAGGCGCATCGGGAATGCCGGGAACGGGCGGACCTGGATACAAAATCAACTGCGAAATCAATCCGAATAAGCATCAAGCAGGCTCATTGTCGATGGCTCATGCTGGACGCAATACGGGCGGTAGCCAATTCTTTATTTGCCATTCTCCCCAGCCTCACTTGGATGGTGTTCATACCGTGTTTGGTAAGACCGACGATATGAATGTGGTGAATGCGATTCGGGGGAACGATCGCATTTTATCGGTGAAAATCGAAGCTTAG
- a CDS encoding cob(I)yrinic acid a,c-diamide adenosyltransferase, with translation MTRAGVGIRTAQTRSERMTGQIHVYDGAGKGKSQAALGVVLRSIGLGIQNLSQTRVLLLRFLKGPGRTYDEDASIQALQRAFPHLIDQVRTGRGEFFGADEITKFDRQEAQRGWDVARGAIASGLYSVVVMDELNPVLDLGLLPVDEVVRTLKNKPDHMEVIVTGRAAPQPLIDIADLHSEMKPHYHVAKEEGIAGIEIYTGAGKGKSTSALGKALQAIGKGISQDKSHRVLIMQWLKGGTGYTEDAAINALRQSYPNLVDHQRSGRDAIVWRGQQQELDYVEAERGWEIARAAIASGLYKTIILDELNPTVDLELLPEEPIVQALLRKPRDTEIVITGRCKNPPAYFELATVHSEMVCHKHYAEKGIDLKRGVDF, from the coding sequence ATGACTAGAGCAGGCGTTGGTATTCGCACCGCCCAAACGCGATCAGAACGCATGACCGGACAGATTCACGTCTACGATGGGGCGGGTAAAGGAAAGTCTCAGGCGGCACTCGGTGTGGTGCTGCGCTCGATCGGGCTGGGAATTCAAAATCTTTCTCAAACACGGGTGTTACTGCTGAGATTTCTCAAAGGTCCCGGACGCACGTATGACGAAGATGCCTCGATTCAAGCACTACAGCGGGCATTTCCTCATTTGATCGACCAAGTGCGAACTGGACGCGGAGAATTCTTCGGAGCCGATGAGATTACGAAGTTCGATCGACAAGAAGCACAGCGTGGATGGGATGTGGCAAGAGGTGCGATCGCATCAGGCTTATATTCAGTCGTGGTAATGGATGAACTCAATCCTGTGCTGGATCTCGGATTGCTTCCAGTCGATGAAGTCGTCCGAACCCTGAAGAACAAACCGGATCACATGGAAGTGATCGTGACGGGACGGGCTGCACCCCAACCGTTGATTGATATTGCCGATCTTCACTCGGAAATGAAGCCTCACTATCATGTGGCAAAAGAGGAAGGAATTGCAGGCATCGAAATTTACACAGGGGCGGGAAAAGGTAAATCGACGAGCGCATTGGGAAAGGCACTTCAAGCGATCGGGAAAGGAATTAGTCAGGATAAATCCCATCGCGTCTTGATTATGCAATGGCTTAAAGGTGGAACGGGTTATACCGAGGATGCCGCGATTAATGCGCTGCGACAAAGCTACCCGAACTTGGTCGATCATCAGCGATCAGGAAGAGATGCGATCGTGTGGCGCGGTCAACAGCAAGAATTAGATTACGTCGAAGCAGAGCGGGGTTGGGAAATTGCACGAGCCGCGATCGCGTCTGGATTGTATAAAACCATTATTCTCGATGAATTAAATCCGACGGTTGATTTAGAACTACTGCCTGAAGAACCGATCGTGCAAGCTTTGTTAAGAAAGCCACGCGATACGGAGATTGTGATTACCGGACGCTGTAAGAATCCGCCTGCATATTTTGAGTTGGCAACTGTTCACTCAGAGATGGTCTGTCACAAACATTACGCGGAAAAAGGAATTGATCTCAAGCGCGGAGTCGATTTTTAG
- a CDS encoding phosphate-starvation-inducible PsiE family protein, which yields MQDSMKPTFTPMTDSDRWSANFSRNHVVKALETVQDLIVVSLCIGLFCVMVIQLRDMFISLLPPLNFHDVTADILFLLILVELFRLLIIYLQEQRISIGVAVEVAIVSVLREVLVRGILEVPWTQVLATCSFLMALAFLLVVRVWLPPTFKGIDPEKRYAMHFHDKDFERVPLNGQGH from the coding sequence ATGCAGGATTCGATGAAGCCAACGTTTACTCCAATGACTGACTCCGATCGATGGTCTGCAAATTTCAGCCGAAATCATGTTGTTAAAGCACTGGAAACGGTTCAAGATTTGATTGTCGTCTCATTGTGCATTGGATTGTTCTGCGTGATGGTGATCCAATTGCGCGATATGTTTATTTCCCTGTTACCGCCGTTGAATTTTCATGATGTGACAGCGGATATTTTGTTCTTGCTGATTCTGGTTGAATTGTTTCGATTGTTAATTATCTATCTACAAGAGCAGCGAATCTCGATCGGGGTTGCGGTCGAAGTCGCGATCGTGTCGGTGCTGCGAGAAGTGCTGGTGCGCGGAATTTTAGAAGTACCTTGGACTCAAGTTCTGGCGACCTGTTCGTTTTTGATGGCGCTGGCGTTTTTGCTGGTGGTGCGCGTTTGGTTGCCGCCGACGTTTAAGGGGATTGACCCGGAGAAGCGGTATGCGATGCATTTTCACGATAAGGACTTTGAGAGGGTTCCGTTGAATGGGCAGGGGCATTAG
- a CDS encoding PTS fructose-like transporter subunit IIB: MKPIHHIVAIAACPTGIAHTFMAAEALRKMAEMMGYRIKVETQGAEGVKSQLTEADIAQADLVIVAADIHVDLARFGNKTVYATSTSRAIRETRTVIENAIAEVDQLETPPQIDRTESIPVPTVPSTIKHLVGVTSCPTGIAHTFMAAEALRKGAAALGHNIKVETQGSVGAKNQLTPEDIDQADAVVIAADTYVDLSRFQGKRIYETSTKQALKSGRSVIETALAQPEPQAQTAQSEQDYATAVRQAKASQSSKRTGAYRHLLTGVSYMLPVIVAGGLIIALSFAFGLKPEPGSFGDALLQIGGKSAFALIVPVLSGFIAFSIADRPGLAPGLIGGMLASNLGMGFLGGILSGFLAGYIARFVRDKVNLPENFEGLKPVLVIPLLSTLAVGLLLVFVFGTPVKAILDGLTAFLQGMGQTNAVILGFILGGMMAIDMGGPVNKAAYTFAVGLLASNIFQPMAAVMAAGMTPPLGLALATLLAKRHFTQEERQAGKVASVLGISFITEGAIPFAAEDPIRVLPACIAGSAIAGGLSMLFGCTLRAPHGGIFVLAIPNAVGQGGLYVVAIAVGTLVTAIVAAQLKRWQPKKSDRQQQVSQPSH; encoded by the coding sequence ATGAAACCGATTCATCACATTGTCGCGATCGCGGCTTGTCCGACTGGAATTGCTCATACCTTTATGGCAGCCGAAGCTTTGAGAAAGATGGCTGAAATGATGGGCTACCGCATCAAAGTCGAAACTCAAGGCGCAGAAGGCGTGAAATCCCAACTCACCGAAGCAGACATCGCCCAAGCCGATTTAGTCATCGTTGCCGCAGATATTCACGTCGATCTAGCTCGATTTGGCAATAAAACCGTTTATGCAACCTCAACCAGTCGAGCAATTCGAGAAACAAGAACCGTGATCGAAAACGCGATTGCAGAAGTCGATCAACTCGAAACACCGCCCCAAATCGATCGCACCGAATCGATTCCTGTTCCGACCGTACCTTCGACCATTAAACATCTAGTCGGTGTCACTTCCTGCCCGACTGGAATCGCTCACACTTTTATGGCAGCCGAAGCACTCCGCAAAGGAGCCGCCGCACTTGGACACAATATCAAAGTCGAAACTCAAGGATCAGTAGGAGCTAAAAACCAACTGACCCCTGAAGACATCGACCAAGCAGACGCGGTTGTAATTGCAGCAGATACGTATGTCGATCTATCTCGCTTTCAAGGCAAACGCATCTATGAAACTTCAACCAAGCAGGCTTTGAAATCGGGTCGATCGGTGATTGAAACTGCTCTCGCACAACCCGAACCGCAAGCCCAAACCGCACAATCAGAACAAGATTACGCGACTGCCGTTCGACAAGCGAAAGCATCCCAAAGCTCAAAGCGGACAGGAGCATATCGCCATTTGCTAACTGGTGTTTCTTATATGCTGCCTGTAATTGTTGCAGGGGGCTTGATCATTGCGCTCTCGTTCGCGTTCGGACTCAAACCTGAACCGGGAAGCTTCGGAGATGCACTCTTACAGATTGGTGGAAAATCAGCGTTCGCTTTGATTGTTCCGGTACTATCGGGATTTATTGCATTCTCGATCGCAGATCGTCCCGGTCTAGCTCCAGGTTTAATCGGCGGAATGTTGGCTTCTAATCTAGGAATGGGATTTCTCGGCGGCATCTTATCCGGTTTCTTAGCAGGCTACATTGCCCGGTTCGTGCGCGACAAAGTGAACCTACCCGAAAACTTTGAAGGCTTAAAACCTGTCTTAGTCATTCCATTACTCTCTACCTTAGCTGTCGGATTGCTGCTAGTCTTTGTGTTTGGTACACCTGTGAAAGCGATTCTAGACGGACTCACCGCATTCTTACAAGGAATGGGACAAACGAATGCAGTTATCCTAGGGTTTATTCTGGGTGGGATGATGGCGATCGACATGGGCGGACCTGTGAACAAAGCCGCTTACACCTTCGCAGTTGGATTACTTGCAAGCAACATCTTCCAACCGATGGCAGCAGTGATGGCAGCCGGAATGACTCCACCCCTCGGATTAGCACTAGCAACTTTACTGGCAAAACGGCATTTTACTCAAGAAGAACGCCAAGCGGGAAAAGTCGCGTCAGTTCTTGGAATCTCGTTTATCACAGAAGGTGCAATTCCGTTTGCCGCAGAAGATCCGATTCGAGTGTTACCTGCTTGTATTGCTGGATCTGCGATCGCAGGTGGACTCTCGATGCTATTCGGTTGTACTCTTCGCGCTCCGCATGGTGGCATCTTTGTTTTAGCGATTCCGAATGCGGTTGGTCAGGGTGGACTCTATGTAGTTGCGATCGCGGTTGGAACATTGGTGACCGCGATCGTTGCGGCTCAACTCAAACGTTGGCAACCGAAAAAGAGCGATCGACAACAGCAGGTTTCTCAGCCTAGCCATTAA
- the pfkB gene encoding 1-phosphofructokinase, with the protein MKTKVATITLNPAIDHTAAIPYFTAGEVNRVTWEQIDPGGKGINVASFLSGFDVPISVSGFLGQHNADLFQRFFAEKQIDNRFVMVDGYTRVNIKIVDEAQDQVTDINFPGLTPTETDLSSFDQVIDSLIKDCDWFILSGSIPTGMSADIYGKLIDRLKRQGKTVVLDASGESLQQAIPFAPYAIKPNVNELQELIGRSLDDDRAIIQAAEDLIHQGIQCVVVSMGAKGAIFVDRSEVIHARPPQVEVISTVGAGDAMVAGFIVGKLQNFSLSDCAKLATTCSIAALSQIGPRLPPRDTIESWMSQVKIKSLLQTHR; encoded by the coding sequence ATGAAAACGAAAGTTGCAACGATTACGCTCAATCCAGCGATCGATCATACGGCTGCAATTCCCTATTTCACCGCAGGCGAAGTAAACCGCGTCACATGGGAACAAATTGATCCCGGTGGAAAAGGTATCAATGTTGCCTCATTTCTATCAGGATTCGATGTTCCAATCAGTGTGAGTGGCTTTCTCGGTCAACACAATGCCGACTTATTTCAACGCTTTTTTGCTGAGAAACAGATCGATAACCGCTTTGTGATGGTCGATGGCTACACTCGCGTTAACATCAAAATCGTCGATGAAGCACAAGATCAAGTTACAGATATTAACTTTCCAGGACTCACGCCAACTGAGACAGATCTATCATCGTTTGATCAAGTGATTGATAGTCTGATCAAAGATTGCGATTGGTTTATTCTATCGGGAAGTATTCCAACGGGGATGTCTGCGGATATCTATGGAAAGTTAATCGATCGACTAAAACGCCAAGGTAAAACCGTTGTTCTCGATGCCAGTGGTGAAAGCTTACAACAAGCAATTCCATTTGCACCTTATGCAATTAAACCGAATGTGAATGAGCTTCAGGAACTCATTGGTCGATCATTAGACGACGATCGAGCAATTATCCAAGCCGCTGAAGATCTGATCCATCAAGGAATTCAATGTGTAGTTGTCTCAATGGGTGCAAAGGGTGCGATTTTTGTCGATCGCTCTGAAGTCATTCATGCCCGCCCCCCTCAAGTTGAAGTTATCAGTACCGTGGGTGCAGGTGATGCAATGGTCGCGGGTTTCATTGTAGGTAAGCTTCAAAACTTCTCACTCTCAGACTGTGCAAAGTTAGCGACTACTTGTTCGATCGCAGCCCTGAGCCAAATTGGACCCAGACTACCGCCCAGAGACACGATCGAATCTTGGATGTCACAAGTCAAAATCAAATCTCTTTTACAAACTCATCGATAA
- the ptsP gene encoding phosphoenolpyruvate--protein phosphotransferase: MITLDRNHIKLHSNASNKAEAICQAGLLLVENGNMKPDYIDSMMEREKVANTYLGNGIAIPHGLPNDRDLILQTGIAVVQIPQGVEWNPGERVHLVVGIAAKSDEHLEILSNLTHVLDDEQTIQRLSQTANSDDIVACLTNRSSDTSQAIASNSGQSVDVTVSKGAGLHARPATTLVNLAKQFESNIQVRYKNETANAKSLISLLKLGVSGGETIQLIADGVDADTALRSLKTAIESGLEDEAEHTSVQHRSSDLNFETPAISGIMASPGLAIAPIFQFKRSQIIFTETAQDSKSETTRLRQAVETAKQQLQSLYKDVKSRSGNNQAAIFLAHQEFLDDPELIESAVASLHGVSAQLNRGQSAASAWKQSYEQRAQSLEKLSDPLLAGRATDLRDVGERVLRLLADDVQEAPSLPDHSVILIAEDLTPSDTANLDPALIAGFCTAYGGPTSHSAIIARSLDIPAIVGAGPTVLHLSDGTPCVLDGDRGSLYPNPSRQDLAIAETAQRDLQTIREAEKLACYQPALMTDGHRVEVVANIGAAQEAEQAVNAGAEGIGLLRTEFLFLNRTEPPSEEEQFKAYSQMTQALNGLPLIVRTLDIGGDKEVPYLNLPAEANPFLGVRGIRLCLQRPDLFKPQLRAIYRASQTGAIKMMFPMIATLEDLQAAKSIAEEVRLEVGADSIDIGIMIEVPSAVIMAHELAQEVDFFSIGTNDLTQYALAIDRGHPALAKQADGLHPVVLRLIDQTVKAANTAGKWVGVCGGIAGDPKGAAILTGLGVAELSVSIPSVAAIKAKLRSLSFAETQELAKRALQCRSIQEVRAL; encoded by the coding sequence ATGATTACGCTCGATCGTAACCACATCAAACTCCATTCCAACGCCTCGAATAAAGCCGAGGCAATTTGCCAAGCGGGACTCTTGTTAGTCGAGAACGGCAACATGAAACCGGATTATATTGACAGCATGATGGAACGCGAGAAAGTTGCGAATACTTATCTCGGTAATGGAATCGCAATTCCTCATGGACTTCCAAACGATCGAGATTTAATTCTGCAAACCGGAATTGCTGTCGTGCAAATTCCCCAAGGTGTGGAATGGAACCCCGGTGAACGAGTGCATCTCGTTGTAGGAATTGCCGCAAAATCTGATGAACACCTCGAAATTTTGTCGAATCTGACACACGTTCTCGATGATGAACAAACGATTCAAAGGCTGTCTCAAACTGCGAATTCTGATGACATTGTTGCTTGTTTAACGAATCGAAGCTCTGACACATCTCAAGCGATCGCTTCTAATTCCGGTCAATCTGTTGATGTGACTGTTTCAAAAGGTGCAGGACTTCATGCTCGTCCAGCAACCACTTTAGTCAATTTAGCAAAGCAATTTGAATCTAATATTCAAGTTCGCTACAAGAATGAAACAGCGAATGCAAAGAGTTTGATTTCATTGTTAAAGCTTGGAGTTTCAGGCGGAGAAACAATTCAGTTAATCGCTGATGGAGTCGATGCAGATACAGCATTACGATCGCTAAAAACCGCGATCGAATCCGGTCTCGAAGACGAAGCTGAGCACACTTCAGTCCAGCATCGATCGTCGGATTTGAACTTTGAAACGCCTGCAATATCGGGAATCATGGCATCTCCTGGACTTGCGATCGCGCCAATTTTCCAGTTCAAGCGCAGTCAAATTATTTTCACAGAAACCGCTCAAGATTCAAAATCTGAAACAACGCGCTTACGGCAAGCAGTCGAAACCGCAAAACAACAGCTTCAGAGCCTTTACAAAGATGTAAAAAGCCGCTCAGGGAACAATCAAGCTGCAATCTTCCTCGCGCATCAAGAGTTTCTGGATGATCCAGAGCTAATCGAAAGTGCGGTAGCTTCGCTGCATGGAGTGTCTGCACAATTGAATCGGGGACAAAGTGCAGCATCAGCATGGAAACAAAGCTATGAACAACGCGCTCAATCCTTAGAAAAGCTTTCTGATCCGCTTTTAGCAGGTCGAGCAACTGATTTGCGCGATGTGGGAGAGCGAGTCTTGCGGCTACTTGCAGACGATGTTCAAGAGGCTCCGAGCTTGCCTGATCATTCTGTGATCTTGATTGCAGAAGATCTCACGCCTTCGGATACCGCAAACCTTGATCCGGCTTTGATTGCAGGATTTTGTACAGCTTACGGCGGTCCGACTTCGCATAGTGCGATCATTGCTCGATCGCTTGATATTCCCGCGATCGTCGGTGCAGGTCCAACGGTGCTACATCTGAGCGACGGAACGCCTTGTGTGTTAGATGGCGATCGCGGTTCTCTCTACCCGAATCCATCTCGGCAAGATTTAGCGATCGCAGAAACAGCACAGCGCGATTTACAAACGATTCGAGAAGCTGAAAAACTCGCTTGCTATCAGCCCGCATTGATGACTGATGGACATCGCGTAGAAGTCGTTGCCAACATTGGAGCCGCTCAGGAAGCAGAACAAGCGGTGAATGCAGGAGCCGAAGGAATTGGACTACTGCGAACGGAATTTCTCTTCTTAAATCGCACTGAGCCACCGTCAGAAGAGGAACAATTCAAAGCTTATTCTCAGATGACACAAGCTCTGAATGGATTGCCGTTGATTGTTCGGACATTAGATATTGGTGGAGATAAAGAAGTTCCTTATCTCAATCTTCCCGCAGAAGCGAATCCGTTTTTAGGTGTGCGAGGCATTCGACTTTGTTTGCAGCGACCGGATCTATTTAAGCCTCAATTGAGAGCAATTTATCGAGCATCGCAAACGGGAGCAATCAAAATGATGTTTCCGATGATTGCGACCCTGGAAGATTTGCAGGCAGCGAAATCGATCGCTGAAGAAGTTCGATTAGAAGTTGGTGCAGATTCGATCGACATCGGCATCATGATCGAGGTTCCGTCAGCGGTGATTATGGCGCATGAGTTAGCTCAGGAAGTCGATTTCTTCTCGATCGGCACGAATGATTTAACCCAATATGCGCTGGCTATCGATCGAGGACATCCCGCACTTGCAAAACAAGCAGATGGCTTACATCCAGTCGTGTTGCGCTTGATCGATCAAACCGTGAAAGCGGCGAACACTGCTGGAAAATGGGTCGGGGTTTGTGGTGGTATTGCGGGTGATCCAAAAGGTGCAGCAATTCTAACCGGGCTAGGAGTCGCAGAATTGAGTGTGAGCATTCCGAGTGTTGCGGCAATAAAGGCAAAACTTCGGAGTCTTTCGTTTGCTGAAACACAGGAATTAGCAAAACGGGCGTTGCAATGTCGATCGATACAGGAAGTTCGAGCGCTATGA